One region of Jatrophihabitans cynanchi genomic DNA includes:
- a CDS encoding PucR family transcriptional regulator, translating to MLVSVNSRPRASLGRILDDLGATLLELIHGDADLPGDVGGIVIHDPFEETALPAHAVVLGVGVREPDQVLALLRELAGHGAAALVVRAPAPADPRIAAAAAESGVALLALTRGASWAQLAAMLRSLLAEGDVGTAGPETLAGMPSGDLFALANAVAALLDAPVTIEDRGSRVLAFSGRQDEADPSRVETILGRQVPEKYARLLAERGVFHELYRSDEPVYVTPMPSGPDEFSLPRVAVAVRAGDEILGSIWAAVHEPLSPERSQAFCDAAKLVALHMLRIRAGADVERRLRADLVSTALEGGVGARQAIDRLGLADQPMAILALAVVDASAEPSVGVDANLATERQRLADALAMHLSAVHPRSAAALVGDVAYGLIPVPRDRADGEERAVRIATEFLDRVGDRVRASIGVGPVVADPADLPQARACADRALRVLRSGRGATRVARLADVHVEALLLELQDLVTVRGDQPTGPVARLLDYDELHGTNLVETLRAWLDAFGDVIAAAAAVYVHPNTFRYRLRRLAEVGELDLADPEARFAAMLQLRVVPVGKPAKRR from the coding sequence GTGCTTGTCTCGGTGAACTCGCGCCCGCGCGCCAGCCTCGGCCGGATCCTCGACGATCTCGGCGCCACGCTGCTGGAGCTGATCCACGGCGACGCCGACCTGCCCGGCGATGTCGGCGGCATCGTCATCCACGACCCGTTCGAGGAGACCGCGCTGCCGGCGCATGCCGTGGTGCTCGGCGTGGGGGTGCGCGAACCGGACCAGGTGCTGGCACTGCTGCGCGAGCTGGCCGGGCACGGTGCCGCGGCGCTCGTGGTGCGGGCGCCCGCACCGGCCGACCCGCGGATCGCGGCGGCCGCGGCCGAATCGGGTGTGGCGCTGCTGGCGCTCACCCGCGGAGCGTCCTGGGCTCAGCTGGCCGCGATGCTGCGCTCGCTGTTGGCCGAGGGCGATGTCGGGACGGCCGGCCCGGAGACGCTCGCCGGCATGCCGTCCGGCGACCTGTTCGCACTCGCCAATGCGGTGGCCGCGCTGCTCGATGCGCCCGTCACGATCGAGGACCGCGGCTCGCGCGTTCTCGCGTTCTCCGGGCGGCAGGACGAGGCCGACCCGTCCCGCGTCGAGACGATCCTCGGCCGGCAGGTGCCCGAGAAGTACGCCCGGTTGCTCGCTGAGCGTGGCGTGTTCCACGAGCTGTACCGCAGCGACGAGCCGGTCTACGTCACGCCGATGCCGTCCGGGCCGGACGAGTTCTCGCTGCCTCGCGTGGCGGTGGCGGTGCGCGCGGGCGATGAGATCCTCGGCTCCATCTGGGCGGCGGTGCACGAGCCGCTGAGTCCCGAGCGGTCGCAGGCGTTCTGCGACGCCGCCAAGCTGGTCGCGCTGCACATGCTGCGGATCCGCGCCGGTGCCGACGTCGAGCGGCGGTTGCGGGCCGACCTGGTGAGCACCGCTCTCGAAGGTGGCGTCGGGGCCCGTCAGGCGATCGACCGGCTCGGGCTCGCCGACCAGCCGATGGCGATCCTCGCGCTCGCCGTCGTGGACGCGAGCGCCGAGCCGTCCGTCGGTGTCGACGCGAACCTGGCGACGGAACGGCAGCGGCTGGCCGACGCGCTCGCGATGCACCTCAGCGCCGTGCATCCACGCTCGGCCGCGGCGCTCGTCGGCGACGTGGCGTACGGGCTGATCCCGGTGCCCCGGGACCGGGCGGACGGCGAGGAGCGCGCGGTGCGGATCGCGACCGAGTTCCTCGACCGGGTCGGTGACCGGGTGCGGGCCTCGATCGGGGTCGGGCCGGTCGTCGCCGACCCGGCCGATCTGCCGCAGGCGCGTGCCTGCGCCGATCGTGCGCTGCGCGTGCTTCGTTCCGGACGTGGCGCCACGCGGGTCGCCCGGCTGGCCGACGTCCACGTCGAGGCGCTGCTGCTGGAACTGCAGGACCTGGTCACGGTGCGTGGTGATCAGCCGACGGGACCGGTCGCCCGGTTGCTCGACTACGATGAACTGCACGGGACGAACCTGGTCGAGACGCTGCGCGCCTGGCTGGACGCGTTCGGCGACGTGATCGCCGCGGCGGCAGCGGTGTACGTGCACCCGAACACGTTCCGCTACCGGCTGCGGCGGCTGGCCGAGGTCGGCGAACTCGACCTGGCCGACCCGGAGGCCAGGTTCGCCGCGATGCTGCAGTTGCGTGTCGTGCCGGTCGGCAAGCCGGCCAAGCGTCGCTGA
- a CDS encoding GNAT family N-acetyltransferase encodes MASVTDLHHDPGGLPGRTADTAAAIDAAVQAADAAAQASGVHVRELSALADLESVYRLYDGIWRPDPKNPPVTTEMLRALTKAGNYVAGAYEGEQLLGACVGFFGAPLQGATMHSHIAGVSSAARGRSVGFALKLHQRAWAMLRGVSTISWTFDPLVQRNAYFNLAKLGAVAEEYLPNFYGGMHDRINGGDDTDRLLVRWDLAGPRVAAACVHAPPRVDAAVERGNGAVVALESSAHGRPVPGRLDGDVLLVAVPPDVESLRTSDPGCAKEWRTALREALAGLLSDGAHVSGFDRAGWYRLNRTETEGAPR; translated from the coding sequence ATGGCTAGCGTGACCGACCTGCACCATGATCCCGGCGGCCTGCCCGGGCGCACTGCCGACACCGCGGCCGCCATCGACGCCGCGGTGCAGGCGGCCGACGCCGCAGCCCAGGCATCCGGCGTGCACGTGCGCGAGCTGAGCGCACTTGCCGACCTCGAATCCGTGTACCGCCTCTACGACGGCATCTGGCGACCCGACCCGAAGAACCCGCCGGTCACCACCGAGATGTTGCGTGCGCTGACCAAGGCGGGCAACTACGTCGCGGGCGCCTACGAGGGCGAGCAGTTGCTCGGCGCCTGCGTCGGGTTCTTCGGCGCGCCGCTGCAGGGCGCGACCATGCACAGCCACATCGCCGGTGTCTCGTCCGCCGCGCGCGGGCGCAGCGTCGGCTTCGCGCTCAAGCTGCACCAGCGCGCCTGGGCGATGCTGCGCGGCGTCAGCACGATCTCGTGGACCTTCGACCCGCTGGTGCAGCGCAACGCCTACTTCAACCTGGCCAAGCTGGGCGCGGTGGCCGAGGAGTACCTGCCGAACTTCTACGGCGGAATGCACGATCGGATCAACGGCGGCGACGACACCGACCGGCTGCTGGTGCGCTGGGACCTCGCCGGCCCGCGCGTCGCGGCTGCCTGCGTCCATGCGCCGCCTCGGGTCGACGCCGCCGTCGAGCGTGGGAACGGTGCGGTCGTCGCACTGGAGTCCTCGGCACACGGCCGTCCGGTTCCGGGTCGGCTGGACGGGGACGTGCTGCTGGTCGCCGTCCCGCCCGATGTCGAATCGTTGCGGACGAGCGACCCGGGCTGCGCCAAGGAGTGGCGGACCGCTCTGCGTGAGGCGCTCGCCGGGCTGCTGTCCGACGGTGCGCACGTCAGCGGCTTCGACCGGGCCGGCTGGTACCGGCTGAACAGGACCGAGACGGAAGGTGCGCCCAGATGA
- the menC gene encoding o-succinylbenzoate synthase — protein MKLTGVELRRITMPLVAPFRTSFGTATDRDVLLLRAVTDDAEGWGECVAMADPLYSSEYVDAAADVLRRFLIPALAAAERLDANAVAPTLARFHGHRMAKAALELAVLDAELRAAGRPLARELGAVHDRVPCGVSVGIMASVPELLDAVAGYLDQGYLRIKLKIEPGWDLEPVRAVRERFGDDLLLQVDANTAYTVADARHLARLDPFDLLLIEQPLDEEDVLGHARLAGLISTPVCLDESITSARAAADAITLGACSIVNVKPGRVGGYLEARRIHDVCQAHGIPVWCGGMLETGIGRAANVALAALPGFTLPGDTSASDRYFRTDITEPFVLDDGHLAVPTAPGIGVDPLPEELAAVTVSTEWITV, from the coding sequence ATGAAGCTGACCGGAGTCGAATTGCGCCGGATCACGATGCCGCTGGTCGCGCCGTTCCGCACGTCCTTCGGCACCGCGACCGACCGCGACGTGCTGCTGCTGCGGGCCGTCACCGATGACGCCGAGGGCTGGGGCGAGTGCGTGGCGATGGCCGACCCGCTGTACTCCTCGGAGTACGTCGACGCGGCCGCCGACGTGCTGCGCCGGTTCCTGATCCCGGCGCTCGCCGCCGCCGAGCGGCTGGACGCGAACGCGGTCGCCCCCACCCTGGCGCGGTTCCACGGGCACCGGATGGCCAAGGCGGCGCTGGAGCTGGCGGTGCTGGACGCCGAGCTACGCGCCGCGGGGCGCCCCTTGGCCCGCGAGCTGGGCGCGGTGCATGACCGGGTGCCGTGCGGCGTCTCGGTCGGGATCATGGCGAGCGTCCCCGAACTGCTCGACGCGGTAGCCGGTTACCTGGACCAGGGCTACCTGCGGATCAAGCTGAAGATCGAGCCGGGCTGGGACCTCGAGCCGGTGCGTGCGGTCCGCGAGCGCTTCGGTGACGACCTGCTGCTGCAGGTGGACGCGAACACCGCGTACACCGTTGCCGACGCGCGGCACCTCGCCCGCCTCGACCCGTTCGACCTGCTGCTGATCGAGCAGCCGCTGGACGAGGAGGACGTGCTCGGGCACGCCCGGCTGGCCGGGCTGATCAGCACCCCGGTGTGCCTGGACGAGTCGATCACCTCGGCGCGTGCGGCGGCCGACGCGATCACGTTGGGCGCCTGCTCGATCGTCAACGTCAAGCCGGGCCGGGTCGGCGGCTACCTGGAGGCGCGCCGCATCCACGACGTCTGCCAGGCGCACGGCATCCCGGTGTGGTGCGGCGGCATGCTGGAGACCGGCATCGGCCGCGCCGCCAACGTCGCGCTCGCGGCACTGCCCGGCTTCACCCTGCCGGGCGACACGTCCGCGTCCGACCGCTACTTCCGCACCGACATCACCGAGCCGTTCGTACTGGACGACGGCCACCTCGCCGTCCCGACCGCGCCCGGCATCGGCGTCGACCCGCTGCCCGAGGAGCTCGCCGCGGTCACCGTCAGCACGGAGTGGATCACCGTCTGA
- a CDS encoding HNH endonuclease, with protein MLELAVDRGDGDAVLVGLRRALRELTPAADDAARVDQIRVLEEIKSAAAAAQAAVTAAFCASQRAEQLAAGVPAERADRGVAAQVGLAKRTSPFRARRYVGWAKILTSELPGTFAALRRGEIPEWRAMLVARETAWLSRADRALADAELAPRLEQLGDKRTVAEAKKIGYRLDPSGFVDRLRNAETERRVTLRPEPDVMCRLSALLPVARGVAGYAALCREADARRAAGDSRSRGQVMADTLVERLTGQSVADGVPIEVNLVMPADSLLPTAAAQPADTGAAAADPAGPKAAHRDAGADPHETGPETRAEETRAAEPPAGGRPGDEPAHLDGYGPVPAAIARDWLLDPARTAPTWIRRLYAHPRSGDLIAMDSRRRTFTAGQRRFLRLRDQLCRTPWCEAPIRHFDHVTPAEQGGPTNTRNGQGSCEGCNYDKQAPGWYARSDPDGSITRTTPTGHEYRSSPPSRGTSPARGSPTRRTQPAGWPVIVDYVHFAA; from the coding sequence ATGCTCGAATTGGCGGTGGATCGGGGGGACGGCGATGCCGTCCTGGTCGGGCTGCGCCGGGCGTTGCGGGAGCTGACACCGGCTGCGGATGACGCGGCGCGGGTGGATCAGATCCGGGTACTGGAGGAAATCAAGTCGGCCGCGGCAGCGGCGCAGGCGGCGGTGACGGCGGCGTTCTGCGCCTCGCAGCGGGCCGAGCAGCTCGCGGCCGGGGTGCCGGCGGAACGGGCCGATCGGGGAGTCGCGGCGCAGGTGGGGCTGGCGAAGCGGACATCGCCGTTCCGTGCGCGCCGCTACGTGGGCTGGGCCAAGATCCTCACCAGCGAACTGCCCGGCACCTTCGCGGCACTGCGGCGCGGCGAGATCCCGGAGTGGAGAGCGATGCTGGTCGCGCGGGAGACCGCGTGGCTATCGCGCGCCGACCGGGCGCTGGCGGACGCCGAGCTGGCGCCACGGCTGGAGCAGCTCGGGGACAAGCGGACCGTCGCGGAGGCGAAGAAGATCGGCTACCGGCTGGACCCGAGCGGCTTTGTGGATCGGTTGCGTAACGCCGAGACCGAACGGCGGGTCACCCTGCGACCCGAGCCAGACGTCATGTGCCGTCTCAGCGCACTTTTGCCGGTAGCGCGGGGTGTTGCCGGGTACGCGGCGTTGTGTCGCGAGGCCGACGCACGCCGTGCCGCCGGCGATTCCCGCAGCCGTGGCCAGGTCATGGCCGACACGCTGGTCGAGCGGCTCACCGGCCAGTCCGTCGCCGACGGGGTGCCGATCGAGGTGAACCTGGTCATGCCGGCAGACAGCTTGCTACCCACAGCAGCGGCCCAACCTGCCGACACCGGTGCCGCTGCGGCCGATCCCGCCGGTCCGAAGGCTGCCCATCGCGATGCGGGGGCGGATCCACATGAGACGGGACCGGAGACCCGCGCGGAGGAGACCCGCGCGGCTGAACCGCCGGCCGGAGGACGTCCGGGGGATGAGCCGGCGCACCTGGACGGGTACGGGCCGGTCCCGGCGGCGATCGCGCGCGACTGGCTGCTCGACCCGGCCCGCACCGCTCCGACCTGGATCCGCCGCCTCTACGCCCACCCGCGTAGCGGCGATCTGATCGCGATGGACTCGCGCCGTCGCACTTTCACCGCCGGGCAGCGGCGGTTCCTGCGGCTACGCGACCAGCTGTGCCGCACTCCGTGGTGCGAGGCCCCGATCCGCCACTTCGACCACGTGACCCCCGCGGAGCAGGGCGGCCCGACCAATACCAGGAACGGTCAGGGCAGCTGCGAGGGCTGCAACTACGACAAGCAAGCCCCCGGCTGGTACGCCCGCTCCGACCCGGACGGCAGCATCACGCGGACCACGCCGACCGGCCACGAGTACCGGAGCAGTCCACCCAGTCGCGGGACGAGTCCGGCCCGAGGCAGTCCGACTCGCCGGACGCAGCCTGCTGGCTGGCCGGTGATCGTCGATTACGTGCACTTCGCCGCCTGA